The Molothrus ater isolate BHLD 08-10-18 breed brown headed cowbird chromosome 28, BPBGC_Mater_1.1, whole genome shotgun sequence genome contains a region encoding:
- the LMAN2L gene encoding VIP36-like protein isoform X1, giving the protein MAAAGRWRAGLVLLAVLLELGGTAAEQTEEHLKREHSLSKPYQGVGSASSGLWDLLGNAMVMTQFIRLTPDVQSKQGAVWNRVPCYLRDWEMQVHFKIHGQGKKNLNGDGFAIWYTKDRMQPGPVFGSKDNFLGLGVFVDTYPNEEKQQEAQKRRYSPGNQRVFPYISAMVNNGSLTYDHDRDGRPTELGGCTAMVRNLHHDTFLVIRYVKRRLTVLIDIDGKHEWRDCIDVPGVRLPRGYYFGTSSVTGDLSDNHDIISLKLYQLTVERTPEEEKRDREVFLPVVDNLRLPGMEAPLEPMSGLALFLIVFFSLVALVFAIVIGIILYNKWQEQSRKHFY; this is encoded by the exons atggcggcggcgggccGGTGGCGGGCCgggctggtcctgctggccgTGCTGCTGGAGCTCGGCGGGACGGCGGCCGAGCAGACCGAGGAGCACCTCAAACGCGAGCACTCGCTGTCCAAGCCGTACCAGG GTGTGGGCTCGGCCAGCTCGGGGCTCTGGGACCTGCTGGGCAACGCCATGGTCATGACCCAGTTCATCCGCCTCACCCCCGACGTGCAGAGCAAGCAGGGAGCCGTGTGGAACCGAGTG CCCTGTTACCTGCGGGACTGGGAGATGCAGGTGCACTTCAAGATCCACGGGCAAGGCAAGAAGAACCTCAACGGAGATGGATTCGCCATCTGGTACACCAAGGACAGGATGCAGCCAG gACCTGTTTTTGGGAGCAAGGACAacttcctggggctgggagtgTTCGTGGACACGTATCCCAAcgaggagaagcagcaggag GCTCAGAAGAGGAGGTACAGCCCTGGAAACCAG CGCGTGTTCCCCTACATCTCCGCCATGGTGAACAACGGCTCGCTGACCTACGACCACGACCGCGACGGGCGCCCCACCGAGCTGGGCGGCTGCACCGCCATGGTGCGCAACCTGCACCACGACACCTTCCTGGTCATCCGCTACGTCAAGCGGCGCCTCACG GTGCTGATCGACATCGACGGCAAGCACGAGTGGCGGGACTGCATCGACGTCCCTGGCGTGCGCCTGCCCCGGGGCTACTACTTTGGGACATCCTCGGTCACCGGGGACCTGTCAG acaACCACGACATCATCTCGCTGAAGCTGTACCAGCTGACGGTGGAGCGGACGCCGGAGGAGGAGAAGCGGGATCGGGAAGTTTTCCTGCCCGTGGTGGACAACCTGAGGCTGCCGGGAA TGGAGGCGCCGCTGGAGCCCATGAGCGGCCTGGCCCTGTTCCTCATCGTCTTCTTCTCGCTGGTGGCCCTCGTCTTCGCCATTGTCATCGGCATCATCCTCTACAACaagtggcaggagcagagccgCAAGCACTTCTACTGA
- the LMAN2L gene encoding VIP36-like protein isoform X2 has product MAAAGRWRAGLVLLAVLLELGGTAAEQTEEHLKREHSLSKPYQGVGSASSGLWDLLGNAMVMTQFIRLTPDVQSKQGAVWNRVPCYLRDWEMQVHFKIHGQGKKNLNGDGFAIWYTKDRMQPGPVFGSKDNFLGLGVFVDTYPNEEKQQERVFPYISAMVNNGSLTYDHDRDGRPTELGGCTAMVRNLHHDTFLVIRYVKRRLTVLIDIDGKHEWRDCIDVPGVRLPRGYYFGTSSVTGDLSDNHDIISLKLYQLTVERTPEEEKRDREVFLPVVDNLRLPGMEAPLEPMSGLALFLIVFFSLVALVFAIVIGIILYNKWQEQSRKHFY; this is encoded by the exons atggcggcggcgggccGGTGGCGGGCCgggctggtcctgctggccgTGCTGCTGGAGCTCGGCGGGACGGCGGCCGAGCAGACCGAGGAGCACCTCAAACGCGAGCACTCGCTGTCCAAGCCGTACCAGG GTGTGGGCTCGGCCAGCTCGGGGCTCTGGGACCTGCTGGGCAACGCCATGGTCATGACCCAGTTCATCCGCCTCACCCCCGACGTGCAGAGCAAGCAGGGAGCCGTGTGGAACCGAGTG CCCTGTTACCTGCGGGACTGGGAGATGCAGGTGCACTTCAAGATCCACGGGCAAGGCAAGAAGAACCTCAACGGAGATGGATTCGCCATCTGGTACACCAAGGACAGGATGCAGCCAG gACCTGTTTTTGGGAGCAAGGACAacttcctggggctgggagtgTTCGTGGACACGTATCCCAAcgaggagaagcagcaggag CGCGTGTTCCCCTACATCTCCGCCATGGTGAACAACGGCTCGCTGACCTACGACCACGACCGCGACGGGCGCCCCACCGAGCTGGGCGGCTGCACCGCCATGGTGCGCAACCTGCACCACGACACCTTCCTGGTCATCCGCTACGTCAAGCGGCGCCTCACG GTGCTGATCGACATCGACGGCAAGCACGAGTGGCGGGACTGCATCGACGTCCCTGGCGTGCGCCTGCCCCGGGGCTACTACTTTGGGACATCCTCGGTCACCGGGGACCTGTCAG acaACCACGACATCATCTCGCTGAAGCTGTACCAGCTGACGGTGGAGCGGACGCCGGAGGAGGAGAAGCGGGATCGGGAAGTTTTCCTGCCCGTGGTGGACAACCTGAGGCTGCCGGGAA TGGAGGCGCCGCTGGAGCCCATGAGCGGCCTGGCCCTGTTCCTCATCGTCTTCTTCTCGCTGGTGGCCCTCGTCTTCGCCATTGTCATCGGCATCATCCTCTACAACaagtggcaggagcagagccgCAAGCACTTCTACTGA
- the SLC4A5 gene encoding electrogenic sodium bicarbonate cotransporter 4: protein MSPAAERLRYILGEEEEAPNPTLFTEMDTLQRDGDDMEWKESARWIKFEEKVEEGGERWSKPHVSTLSLHSLFELRTCLQTGTVLLDLDGYSLPQIIDDVIEKQIEDGLLKPELREKLSFVLLRKHRHQTKKPIHRSLADIGKSVSSNTARSPVRGPAAGAAFHRSTEDLRLRQSASYGRLRHAQSRSMNDISDTPSTDQLKNKFIKKIPKDAEASNVLVGEVEFLEKPFVAFVRLLQATMLGGVTEVPVPTRFLFILLGPPGKAKSYNEIGRAIATLMVDDLFSDVAYKARDREDLIAGIDEFLDEVIVLPPGEWDPNIRIEPPKKVPSAEKRKSVFSLNEVGQMNGAAGGAGAGGGGGGSDDGEMPEVHEIGEELAWTGRFCGGLYLDIKRKLPWFPSDFYEGFHIQSISAILFIYLGCITNAITFGGLLGDATDNYQGVMESFLGTAMAGSMFCLFAGQPLIILSSTGPILIFEKLLFDFSKGNGIDYMEFRLWIGLHSALQCLILVATDASFIIKYITRFTEEGFSTLISFIFIYDAIKKMIGAFKYYPINSDFKPDYVTMYKCECVAPDPANATLLDASAPVAPNSTNVSLSNALNLTALDWTQLSKKECLKYGGSLVGKSCKFVPDLALMSFILFFGTYSMTLTLKKFKFSRYFPTKVRAFIADFSNVFSILLFCGVDACFGLDTPKLHIPSIIKPTRVDRGWFVFPFGKNPWWVYLASALPALLVTILIFMDQQITAVIVNRKEHKLRKAAGYHLDLFWVGILMAVCSFMGLPWYVAATVISIAHIDSLKMETETSAPGEQPQFLGVREQRVTGIIVFVLTGISVFLAPILKYIPMPVLYGVFLYMGVASLNGIQFWDRCKLFLMPAKHQPDYVFLRHVPLRRIHLFTLVQIICLAVLWILKSTVAAIIFPVMILALILVRRLLDFVFSQHDLAWIDNIIPEKEKKKEDDKKKKKKGNKGDSSSDEEERGPPPGALRSDSSPNGSDMDRSITLHLKISCPSSPAFNYSRNPICAVPQVKIEMESDYEDSDTEKAPRDMGSETTL from the exons TGTCGCCGGCCGCGGAGCGGCTCCGGTACAtcctgggggaggaggaggaggcccCCAACCCCACGCTGTTCACGGAGATGGACACGCTGCAGCGCGACGGCGACGACATGGAGTGGAAGGAATCCGCCAG GTGGATCAAGTTCGAGGAGAAGGTGGAGGAAGGTGGCGAGAGGTGGAGCAAGCCCCACGTGTCCACcttgtccctgcacagcctcttTGAGCTGCGGACGTGTCTCCAGACGGGAACGGTGCTCCTGGACCTCGACGGGTACTCCCTGCCCCAAATCATCG aCGATGTCATCGAGAAGCAGATCGAGGACGGGCTGCTGAAGCCGGAGCTGCGGGAGAAGCTCAGCTTTGTCCTCCTGCGCAAGCACCGCCACCAGACCAAGAAGCCGATCCACCGCTCGCTGGCCGACATCGGCAAATCCGTGTCCTCCAACACCG CCCGCAGCCCCGTGCGGGGCCCGGCCGCCGGCGCCGCCTTCCACCGCTCCACCGAGGACCTGCGGCTGCGGCAGAGCGCCAGCTACGGCCGCCTGC gtCACGCCCAGAGCCGGAGCATGAACGACATCTCGGACACCCCGAGCACTGACCAG CTGAAGAACAAGTTCATCAAGAAGATCCCCAAGGACGCCGAGGCCTCCAACGTGCTGGTGGGGGAGGTGGAGTTCCTGGAGAAGCCCTTTGTGGCCTTCGTGCGGCTGCTCCAGGCCACCATGCTGGGCGGCGTGACCGAGGTGCCCGTCCCCACCAG GTTCCTCTTCATTCTCCTCGGCCCCCCGGGAAAAGCCAAATCCTACAATGAGATTGGCAGGGCCATTGCCACGCTCATGGTGGACGAT CTCTTCAGTGATGTTGCCTACAAAGCCCGGGACAGGGAGGACCTGATCGCCGGCATCGACGAGTTCCTGGACGAGGTCATCGTCCTCCCGCCCGGCGAGTGGGACCCCAACATCCGCATCGAGCCTCCCAAAAAAGTGCCCTCAGCTGAGAAGAG GAAGTCGGTGTTCTCGCTGAACGAGGTGGGGCAGATGAACGgcgcggccggcggggcgggcgccgggggcggcggcggcggcagcgacGATGGGGAGATGCCCGAAGTCCACGAGATTGGGGAGGAGCTGGCCTGGACCGGCAG GTTTTGTGGTGGCCTCTACCTGGATATCAAGAGGAAGCTGCCCTGGTTCCCGAGTGACTTCTACGAAGGTTTCCATATCCAGTCCATCTCCGCCATCCTCTTCATCTACCTGGGCTGCATCACCAACGCCATCACCTTcggggggctgctgggggacGCCACCGACAACTACCAG GGCGTCATGGAGAGCTTCCTGGGCACGGCCATGGCCGGCTCCATGTTCTGCCTCTTCGCCGGGCAgcccctcatcatcctcagCAGCACCGGCCCCATCCTCATCTTCGAGAAGCTGCTCTTCGACTTCAGCAA AGGCAACGGGATCGACTACATGGAATTCCGCCTGTGGATCGGGCTGCACTCGGCCCTGCAGTGCCTTATCCTGGTGGCCACCGACGCCAGCTTCATCATAAAGTACATCACCCGCTTCACCGAGGAGGGCTTCTCCACCCTCATCAGCTTCATCTTCATCTACGACGCCATCAAGAAGATGATCGGGGCCTTCAAGTACTACCCCATCAACTCGGACTTCAAGCCCGACTACGTGACCATGTACAAGTGCGAGTGCGTCGCCCCCGACCCAG CCAACGCGACCTTGTTGGATGCTTCAGCTCCAGTGGCACCGAACAGCACTAACGTGTCTCTG TCCAATGCTCTCAACCTCACAGCTCTGGACTGGACCCAGCTGAGTAAGAAGGAATGTCTCAAATACGGCGGCAGCTTAGTGGGAAAATCCTGCAAATTCGTGCCCGACCTGGCCCTCATGTCCTTCATCCTCTTCTTTGGCACCTACTCCATGACCCTGACCCTGAAAAAATTCAAGTTCAGCCGCTACTTCCCCACCAAG GTCAGGGCTTTCATTGCTGATTTTTCCAATGTCTTCTCCATCCTGCTCTTCTGTGGAGTGGACGCCTGTTTTGGACTGGACACGCCCAAACTCCACATCCCCAGTATCATCAAG CCCACGCGCGTGGACCGGGGCTGGTTCGTGTTCCCCTTCGGGAAGAACCCGTGGTGGGTGTACCTGGCCAGCGCCCTGCCCGCCCTGCTGGTCACCATCCTCATCTTCATGGACCAGCAGATCACGGCCGTCATCGTCAACAGGAAGGAGCACAAGCTGAGG AAGGCAGCCGGGTACCACCTGGACCTCTTCTGGGTGGGCATCCTGATGGCCGTGTGCTCCTTCATGGGGCTGCCCTGGTACGTGGCCGCCACCGTCATCTCCATCGCCCACATCGACAGCCTCAAGATGGAGACCGAGACCAGCGCCCcgggggagcagccccagttCCTGGGGGTCAG ggagcagagggtgaCCGGCATCATCGTCTTCGTGCTCACGGGCATTTCGGTTTTCCTGGCTCCTATCCTGAAG TACATCCCCATGCCGGTGCTCTACGGGGTCTTCCTCTACATGGGCGTGGCGTCGCTGAACGGCATCCAG TTTTGGGATCGCTGCAAGCTCTTCCTGATGCCGGCCAAGCACCAGCCCGACTACGTGTTCCTGCGGCACGTCCCGCTGCGCCGCATCCACCTCTTCACCCTGGTGCAGATCATCTGCCTGGCCGTGCTCTGGATCCTCAAATCCACCGTGGCCGCCATCATCTTCCCCGTCATG ATCTTGGCCCTGATCCTGGTGAGGCGGCTCCTGGATTTCGTCTTCTCCCAGCACGACCTGGCCTGGATCGACAACATCATCcccgagaaggagaagaagaaggaggatgacaagaagaagaagaagaaaggcaacAAAGGCGACAGCAGCAGCGACGAGGAG GAAAGAGGGCCCCCACCTGGAGCTCTGCGCTCTGACTCCTCCCCGAACGGCTCGGACATGGATCGCAG tATCACCCTGCACCTGAAGATCTCGTGCCCGTCGTCTCCCGCCTTTAACTACTCCCGCAACCCCATCTGTGCCGTGCCCCAGGTGAAGATCGAGATGGAGTCGGATTACGAGGACAGCGACACCGAGAAGGCCCCGCGGGACATGGGCAGCGAGACCACGCTATAG
- the MTHFD2 gene encoding bifunctional methylenetetrahydrofolate dehydrogenase/cyclohydrolase, mitochondrial, which yields MAAALQPLRALRRAAVEPRARRLHLSAARGDAVVISGRKLARQIRQEARHEVQQWVAAGNRRPHLSVVLVGENPASHSYVLNKTKAAADVGISSETILRPASISEEELLELIAKLNSDTAVDGLLVQLPLPEHIDERRVCNAVSPHKDVDGFHVLNVGRMCLDQDSMLPATPRGVWEIIQRTGIPTLGRNVVVAGRSKNVGMPIAMLLHTDGSHERPGGDATVTISHRYTPKEQLKQHTIRADIVVAAAGIPNLITADMVKEGAAVIDVGITRVQDPLTARPRLVGDVDFEGVRKKASYITPVPGGVGPMTVAMLMKNTIIAAKKLLRPCEPRALPA from the exons ATGGCTGCCGCGCTCCAGCCCCTCCGTGCCCTCCGCCGCGCTGCGGTggagccccgcgcccgccgcctGCACCTCAGCGCCGCCCG GGGGGACGCCGTGGTGATCTCGGGGCGGAAGCTGGCGCGGCAGATCCGGCAGGAGGCGCGGCACGAGGTGCAGCAGTGGGTGGCTGCCGGCAACAGGAGGCCGCACCTGAGCGTGGTGCTGGTGGGGGAGAACCCGGCCAGCCACTCCTACGTGctcaacaaaaccaaagcagcGGCTGATGTGG GGATCAGCAGCGAGACCATCCTCAGGCCAGCCTCCATCAgcgaggaggagctgctggagctcattGCCAAACTCAACAGCGACACGGCCGTGGACGGGCTCCTGGTGCAGCTCCCCCTGCCTG agcacatcGACGAGCGCCGGGTGTGCAACGCCGTGAGCCCGCACAAGGACGTGGACGGGTTCCACGTGCTCAACGTGGGCAGGATGTGCCTGGACCAGGACTCCATGCTGCCCGCCACGCCCCGCGGCGTCTGGGAGATCATCCAGAGGACAG ggatcCCCACGCTGGGCAGGAACGTGGTGGTGGCGGGCAGGTCCAAGAACGTGGGCATGCCCATCGCCATGCTGCTGCACACCGACGGCAGCCACGAGCGCCCCGGAG GCGACGCCACGGTGACGATCTCGCACCGCTACAcgcccaaggagcagctgaagcagcacaCGATCCGCGCCGACATcgtggtggctgctgcag GCATCCCCAACCTGATCACGGCCGATATGGTCAAGGAGGGCGCGGCCGTCATCGACGTGGGCATCACCCGCGTGCAGGACCCGCTcacggcccggccccgcctcgTGGGCGACGTGGACTTCGAAG GGGTGAGGAAGAAGGCGAGTTACATCACGCCGGTGCCCGGCGGCGTGGGGCCCATGACGGTGGCCATGCTGATGAAGAACACGATCATCGCTGCCAAGAAACTGCTGAGGCCCTGCGAGCCCCGGGCCCTGCCCGCCTAA